Below is a genomic region from Sinorhizobium meliloti.
GCAGCATGTCGTCATTTCGGGCGAGCTGCATGCGCGTGCGTGCCGACTTCAAGAGCAGGAAGTGGGTGGCATTGGGGATCGTCTCCTCGGGGTAAAGCGTGAGCGCATCATTGAGATCGATCGCGCGCGGCAATTGGTTGGCGTCGAGCGCGAAGACCTGGCGCTGTTCTGCGACGGCAGCGGCGAGGGGTTCGAAGAACCGGCGCGCAGGCAGAACGATCTCCTGCGGCACGCTTCGTCCCTCCTGGCCGGCTGCATCACGAGCGACGAGCGTGACGCTCACGCGCTTTCCGGCAAGCGGATGCTCACTCAGATTGCGGCTCGTCGTACCCTTTGCCTCACGGGCATTGCGGCGCGGCAGATCGAGGCGATATTCGGGAGGGGCATAGAGCGGATGGGCATCCTTTGCGGGCTCCTCGAGGGGCTTGATTTCGGCCCAGGCCTGGGCGATGCCGTAGTCGTCATGTGCCAGGTAGCTGATATCGAGCGCTGCATTGACGGTTGGACGCGGTGCGCCGTCGAAAGCGATGCCGGGCACGCTGTCGGGCGTGATCTTGAAGCTCCAGCTCTGGCCGCCGACGGAGAGCGTTCCGTCCTTGGCGATCTTGTAAACATGATTGCGGACCGCATTCGGAGTTGCCTGGGGCGTTTCAGACCGGGGCGTTTCAGGTTTGGCTGTTTCCGGCCTGGATGTCGCCTCCGCCTTGGCGTCGGACGGCGGGATTGCCAACGGCTCGTTGCCCGCCTCGGCGTAGCTGACCGTTTCCTCCGTCCCGGCCCCGGTTATCCGCACCGTAAGATCGCTGAACTGCGGTATCGTGATCTGAGCCTTCTCCTGCGGATCCTTCTCCTGTGCTGGGTCCGTCGCGTCCTGACGGCCCGTGAGAAAGATCGGCGCGCGGCCGGTATAGGCTGGCGGCGTCACCCATGCATCGATACGGATGTCGGCAGCCGTTACCTCCTGCTCGGGCAAGCGAAAGGCGTCCGAAATCAGTCCGGCGCGGTTCGAATAGGAATAGGCGAAGGCGATGCAGGCAAGGAGGACGGGGATGGCTCGCAGCGCCCACGGGTCATGCCGTGCGATATCGGGCCGCGGCAGACCCGTATCGAGTTCCCTGACCATGCGCGCCATACGCGCCTGATGTTCGCGCCAGAGTGCGGCGCCGAACGCGCCTTCCGTCGCGGGCGCATCGTCCTGGACGCGGATCGCCTGATGGGGCAGCCGGTTGCGCTCTTCCAGCATCCGGTCCGCCTCGGGCGTTTCCGGCCAGCGAATGCGGGTCAGCGGCAACAGGGAGACGAACAGCCCTACGACGAAGAGAAGAAGAAGGGCGGCATGCAGCCAGAACGGCGCGGCCCGAAAGAGGCCGACCCAGCCGGCGGAGAGAAACAGAAGAACGAGCGAGGCAGGGACGAGCATGCGTGGCAGCAGCTCTTCGGCCAAAAGAACAGAACGGGCGAGGAATCGCTTCGCCGCCAGCATCCTGGCGAACGACTGCGGTTTTGGCGTTTCATCCTGCCGGAATTGCGTCATCCGCCGAAACTTCCTTTCGATCCTTCGACCGCGGGCGGTCAATGGTCAGGATAACATTGTTTGTGGCGAAGACGAGGGCGGCCCGTAAAACAATGCGTGATCGCCGCAGGCAACCCCAATCGTGAACGCGTCGCTGGAGCTCAGTCGAGCCAGTCCGGCACCGAGTCGAGGCCGATCAGCTCGTCGTAGTCCCGGCGCGGGCGGATCACGTGGAAACGATCGCCCTTGACGAGCACCTCGGGCACCAGCAGGCGGCTGTTATAGGTTCCCGCCTGTACGGCACCGTAGGCGCCGGCCGAGCCGATCGCGAAAAGATCGCCGGGCTTCGGCATCGCCATCTCCCGGTCGAGCGCCAGATAGTCGCCGGTCTCGCAGACCGGCCCGACGACATCGGCCTTGATGCGCGGCGCGCTTGCGGCGGAAATCTTCACCGGCCGTATCTCGTGATAGGCTTCGTAGAGCGTCGGTCGGATGAGATCGTTCATCGCTCCATCGACGATGACGAAGGTCTTGTCGCCGCCGTCCTTCACATAGACCACTTCGGTCACGAGAATGCCGGCATTGCCGACGATCAGCCGGCCCGGTTCGGTGACGATCTTGCAGTCGAGGCCCTTGAGCTGGTTCTTGACGATATCGGCATAGGCGTCCGGCAACGGCGGCGGATTGTTGTCTTCACGGTAGGGAATGCCGAGACCGCCGCCG
It encodes:
- a CDS encoding TIGR02302 family protein, with product MTQFRQDETPKPQSFARMLAAKRFLARSVLLAEELLPRMLVPASLVLLFLSAGWVGLFRAAPFWLHAALLLLFVVGLFVSLLPLTRIRWPETPEADRMLEERNRLPHQAIRVQDDAPATEGAFGAALWREHQARMARMVRELDTGLPRPDIARHDPWALRAIPVLLACIAFAYSYSNRAGLISDAFRLPEQEVTAADIRIDAWVTPPAYTGRAPIFLTGRQDATDPAQEKDPQEKAQITIPQFSDLTVRITGAGTEETVSYAEAGNEPLAIPPSDAKAEATSRPETAKPETPRSETPQATPNAVRNHVYKIAKDGTLSVGGQSWSFKITPDSVPGIAFDGAPRPTVNAALDISYLAHDDYGIAQAWAEIKPLEEPAKDAHPLYAPPEYRLDLPRRNAREAKGTTSRNLSEHPLAGKRVSVTLVARDAAGQEGRSVPQEIVLPARRFFEPLAAAVAEQRQVFALDANQLPRAIDLNDALTLYPEETIPNATHFLLLKSARTRMQLARNDDMLRDAADHLWEIALGIEDGDLSLADRRLRDAQQALSDALERNASDEEIARLMDELRQAMQEYMQALAEQAAKNPAVAANPEMNNVLRQQDLQKMMDQIENLARSGARDQARQMLSELQRMMNNLQAGRMQQQMGEQNNAMRQQMDKLGELMQQQQQLMDETFKLDQALRDRMQRGDPLEGEDEELFGQDMPQEPGQRGDPNGQPNPMDDMTAEQLKEALKLLREQQESLGKQLGDLQKGLENLGIKPGKGFGQAQREMEGAAGALGKGQGEQAVGSQGRALQALREGAQDMMNQMQAQGQGQGPGQGIPQYGQNGRDPLGRRQQNAGPDFGDQVKVPDEIDTQRARQILEEIRRKLGDSLSPELERQYLERLLDMR